Proteins encoded together in one Capricornis sumatraensis isolate serow.1 chromosome 3, serow.2, whole genome shotgun sequence window:
- the CXCR2 gene encoding C-X-C chemokine receptor type 2 encodes MDGFNWDNYSDEDFGNYSYNTDLPSILPDSAPCRPESLDINKHAVVIIYALVFLLSLLGNSLVMLVILYSRVGRSVTDVYLLNLAMADLLFAMTLPIWAASKAKGWIFGTPLCKVVSLLKEVNFYSGILLLACISMDRYLAIVHATRTLTQKRHWVKFICLGIWALSVILALPIFIFRRAIHPPYSSAVCYEDMGANTTKWRMVMRVLPQTFGFLLPLLVMLFCYGLTLRTLFSAQMGQKHRAMRVIFAVVLVFLLCWLPYNLVLVMDTLMRARVITETCQRRNDIGRALDATEILGFLHSCLNPLIYVFIGQKFRHGLLKIMAIHGLISKEFLAKDGRPSFVGSSSGNTSTTL; translated from the coding sequence ATGGATGGATTTAACTGGGATAATTACAGCGATGAAGATTTTGGCAATTACAGTTACAACACTGACCTCCCCTCTATTCTACCAGACTCTGCCCCATGTCGGCCAGAATCTCTGGATATCAATAAGCATGCTGTGGTCATCATCTATGCCCTGGTCTTCTTGCTAAGCCTCCTGGGAAACTCCCTGGTGATGCTGGTCATCCTGTACAGCCGGGTCGGTCGCTCTGTCACTGATGTCTACCTGCTGAACCTGGCCATGGCTGACCTGCTCTTTGCCATGACCTTGCCTATCTGGGCCGCCTCCAAGGCAAAGGGCTGGATCTTTGGCACACCCCTGTGCAAGGTGGTCTCACTCCTGAAGGAAGTCAACTTCTACAGCGGTATTCTACTGCTGGCCTGCATCAGCATGGACCGCTACCTGGCCATTGTCCATGCCACACGCACGCTGACCCAGAAGCGGCACTGGGTCAAGTTCATATGTTTAGGCATCTGGGCCCTGTCCGTGATCCTGGCCCTGCCCATCTTCATCTTCCGCAGGGCCATCCACCCACCCTATTCCAGTGCAGTCTGCTACGAGGACATGGGTGCCAATACAACGAAATGGCGAATGGTGATGAGGGTTCTTCCCCAGACCTTTGGCTTCCTCCTGCCCCTGCTGGTCATGCTTTTCTGCTATGGACTCACCTTGCGCACACTGTTTTCAGCCCAAATGGGGCAGAAGCACCGGGCCATGCGGGTCATCTTTGCTGTCGTGCTTGTCTTCCTGCTCTGCTGGCTGCCCTACAACCTGGTCCTGGTCATGGACACCCTCATGAGGGCCCGGGTGATCACCGAGACCTGTCAGCGTCGCAACGACATTGGCCGGGCCCTGGACGCCACCGAGATCCTGGGCTTCCTGCACAGCTGCCTCAACCCTCTCATCTACGTCTTCATTGGCCAGAAGTTTCGCCACGGACTCCTCAAGATCATGGCCATCCATGGCCTGATCAGCAAGGAGTTCTTGGCCAAGGATGGCAGGCCTTCCTTTGTTGGCTCTTCTTCAGGGAACACATCTACTACCCTCTGA